A window of Vidua chalybeata isolate OUT-0048 chromosome 27, bVidCha1 merged haplotype, whole genome shotgun sequence contains these coding sequences:
- the MYO9B gene encoding unconventional myosin-IXb isoform X5, whose protein sequence is MSLKDADSAVCQAKAAYNLHIYPQLSTESAPCCKVTATKDSTSSDVIKDVINILNLDVSKHYVLVEVKESGGEEWVLDINDSPVHRVLLWPRRAQDEHPQKDGYYFLLQERNTDGTIKYVQMQLLSKETDARRLVERGFLPWHQEDFDDLCNLPNLTETTLLENLKCRFLKHRIYTYAGSILIAINPFKFLPIYNPKYVKMYENHQLGKLEPHIFAIADVAYHTMLKKHVNQCIVISGESGSGKTQSTNFLIHCLTALSQKGYASGVERTILGAGPVLEAFGNAKTAHNNNSSRFGKFIQVNYLENGIVRGAVVEKYLLEKSRLVSQEKDERNYHVFYYLLLGVNEEERKEFHLKQPEDYFYLNQHNLKIEDGADLRHEFERLKQAMEMVGFLSATKKQIFSILSAILYLGNVTYKKKATGRDEGLDVGPPEVLDILSQLLKVKREILVEVLTKRKTVTANDKLILPYSLNEAITARDSMAKSLYSALFDWIVLRINHALLNKKDMEESVTCLSIGVLDIFGFEDFETNSFEQFCINYANEQLQYYFNQHIFKLEQEEYKSEGITWHNIDYTDNVACIHLISKKPTGLFYLLDEESNFPHATNQTLLAKFKQQHEENKFFVGTPVMEPAFIIRHFAGKVKYQIKDFREKNMDYMRPDIVALLRSSDSAFVRELIGMDPVAVFRWAVLRAAIRAMAVFAQAGRERAQKTAGVVRQGPRVPLGELQRSNTPVEKVYRLSVLDFSFDCSEDFDINAFQDIISFCENKKDMHEQIIASIKGLPWQGDDPCELLRSLSQLQHRSHLLKSRGVKQKQIIPKNLLDSKSLKLIMSMTLHDRTTKSLLHLHKKKKPPSISAQFQTSLNKLLETLGRAEPFFIRCIRSNAEKKEMLFDESLVLQQLRYTGMLETVRIRRSGYSAKYTFQEFIDQFQVLLPKNAKASKEDICAYLNKLKLNENYYQIGKTKVFMKEAERQILQDTLHKEVIRKIILLQSWLRMVLERRRFLRMRQAAVVLQACWRSRCVRMALQRNNAAIEIQAAWRRHRQRKRFLQLRRRVCLLQALLRGHLQRKRYQKMVLERQKAEEEQREMQEDEDKEQDTSKPYDIDEDRSKDEQSEPATDELPVKHESEPDRAVEDEDQAQNEQAENLSSSEKATLPQKHTGEGSERVTNSREKRESRRQRGLEHNDLQNKHVLLSFEEPSASCHEEQTVSEEALETAPEPEKSTAQEDNVLQGSSEGEKSPSEEKTLSDIPPSSEIKESGSVPEQPPGADAEDTAADRTKTQRNQNNQIKGSQSFTCPERPTDLALNVHNTLSATGSFQGPADWWADKNRRQRATKDLDSPTSAIQRYVDDPEKLKYKREKWKGKRQSDAGQNDVLSQSLDGRIRADKSPQDQLEKKGSSASLSDLSTLAQTVAMNQQSPDPIEEEKGNQKYPVQKKPSDHFPTSDTAVPVQPASQQGDAKSAFKSPLRRLLGKKPDKKIAKESSDVIEEGDGLSLVSCVLFADTGGIQKVSEGSSGRPGRPQAGKESSKAKKNRTIKISKISSVSQNWRASMVREIANANELKHLDEFLLNKINDLRSQKSGVECLFFEATEKFRGNIKTMYSAPNGQIHVGYKDLVENYQLLVTNLAKKREEKEVKLVLNLFLSLLDEFIRGYAKKEESEQPKQTKAQKKKRKQDRAIEEHNGHVFTNYQVSIRQSCEHCSSYIWPMEKACLCSVCKLTCHKKCMSKIQSSCTSCGKKGEQDAEPRHFGVSVSALTSERNSVPVVLEKLLEYVEMHGLYTEGIYRKSGSANRMKELKQLLQEDPNSVKLENYPIHTITGILKQWLRELPDPLMTSAQYNDFLRAVELPEKQEQLCAIYSVLEQLPQANHNTLERLIFHLVKVALIEDVNRMSPNALAIVFAPCLLRCPDTSDPLTSMKDVSKTTMCVEMLIKEQIRKYKIKMEEISQLEAAESFAFRRLSLLRQNTLWPIKLGFSSPYEGKLSKSSQVKGNDSGTSELDSVHEEEDVSEANNREKEILIDRIQSIKEEKEDITYRLPELDQRGSDEENVDSETSASTESLLEDKPGRVDTEGQY, encoded by the exons ATGAGTTTAAAAGATGCTGACAGTGCAGTTTGCCAGGCAAAGGCAGCCTATAATCTTCATATTTACCCCCAGCTCTCAACAGAAAGTGCTCCCTGCTGCAAAGTGACAGCAACCAAGGACAGTACGTCATCAGATGTCATCAAGGATGTGATTAACATCTTAAACTTGGATGTCTCCAAACATTATGTGCTCGTGGAGGTGAAAGAATCAGGTGGAGAAGAATGGGTACTTGACATAAACGATTCTCCCGTGCACAGGGTTTTGCTTTGGCCTCGCCGCGCTCAGGACGAGCACCCGCAGAAGGATGGGTACTACTTCCTCCTGCAGGAAAGGAACACTGATGGCACCATCAAGTACGTGCAGATGCAGCTGCTCTCCAAGGAGACGGATGCCCGGCGCTTGGTGGAGAGGGGTTTTCTGCCCTGGCACCAGGAGGACTTTGATGACCTTTGCAATCTGCCCAACCTGACAGAGACCACGCTCCTGGAGAATCTCAAGTGCCGCTTCCTAAAGCACAGAATCTACACTTACGCAGGAAGTATCCTGATTGCAATTAACCCCTTCAAGTTCCTGCCCATTTATAACCCCAAGTATGTCAAGATGTATGAGAACCATCAGCTTGGGAAGTTGGAGCCTCATATTTTTGCCATTGCTGATGTGGCCTATCACACAATGCTTAAAAAACATGTTAATCAGTGCATCGTTATATCAGGTGAAAGTGGGTCTGGGAAAACCCAAAGCACAAACTTCTTAATTCACTGCCTCACGGCACTGAGCCAGAAAGGGTACGCCAGTGGTGTGGAGAGAACCATTCTGGGAGCTGGACCAGTGCTGGAG gcatttggaaatgcaaaaaCAGCACATAACAATAACTCCAGTCGTTTTGGGAAGTTCATTCAAGTCAACTATTTAGAGAATGGTATTGTCCGGGG GGCTGTGGTTGAAAAATACCTGCTTGAAAAATCTCGTCTGGTTTCtcaagaaaaagatgaaag GAACTACCATGTCTTTTATTATTTGCTACTTGGAGTCAATGAGGAAGAGCGTAAAGAATTTCACCTCAAGCAACCTGAAGATTATTTCTACCTCAACCAG CATAACTTGAAAATTGAAGATGGGGCAGATCTCCGACATGAATTTGAGAGATTGAAACAAGCCATGGAGATGGTTGGCTTCCTTTCAGCAACAAAGAAACA gATCTTTTCAATACTTTCAGCTATTCTGTATTTGGGCAATGTCACATACAAGAAGAAAGCCACAGGTCGGGATGAAGGGTTGGACGTGGGACCTCCTGAAGTGTTGGACATTCTTTCCCAGCTCTTGAAA GTTAAACGGGAAATCCTGGTAGAAGTgctaacaaaaagaaaaactgtgacTGCTAATGATAAGCTTATTTTGCCATATAGTCTCAATGAG GCAATAACAGCTCGTGATTCCATGGCCAAGTCCTTGTACAGTGCTCTGTTTGACTGGATTGTTCTGCGAATCAATCATGCACTCCTTAacaagaaggacatggaggaaTCTGTTACA TGCCTGTCTATTGGTGTACTTGATATTTTTGGATTTGAAGATTTTGAAACCAACAGTTTTGAGCAGTTCTGTATAAATTATGCAAATGAACAACTTCAGTATTATTTCAATCAGCACATTTTCAAATTGGAGCAG GAGGAATATAAGAGTGAAGGGATCACTTGGCACAATATTGACTATACTGATAATGTGGCCTGCATTCACTTAATCAGCAAGAAACCCACTGGCCTCTTCTATCTTCTGGATGAAGAAAGCAA TTTTCCACATGCCACCAACCAAACTCTACTGGCAAAATTCAAACAGCAGCATGAGGAGAACAAGTTTTTTGTTGGAACCCCAGTGATGGAGCCTGCTTTTATCATTCGCCACTTTGCTGGCAAAGTGAAATACCAGATCAAA GATTTCAGGGAGAAGAACATGGATTACATGAGACCCGACATCGTGGCTCTGCTGCGCAGCAGCGACAGCGCCTTCGTGCGGGAGCTGATCGGGATGGACCCGGTGGCCGTGTTCCGCTGGGCCGTGCTGCGCGCCGCCATCCGCGCCATGGCCGTGTTCGCCCAGGCCGGCCGCGAGAGGGCACAGAAAACggcag GAGTGGTACGTCAAGGACCCAGAGTTCCCCTTGGAGAACTCCAGAGATCAAATACGCCGGTAGAAAAAGTTTATCG CCTCTCAGTGCTCGATTTCTCATTTGATTGTTCTGAGGATTTCGATATAAATGCTTTTCAAGACAtcatttctttttgtgagaACAAGAA AGACATGCATGAACAAATCATCGCCAGTATTAAAGGACTGCCCTGGCAGGGTGATGATCCCTGTGAGCTGCTTCGGTCCCTCAGTCAGCTTCAACACCGCTCCCACCTCCT gaaaagtAGAGGTGTCAAGCAAAAGCAGATAATTCCCAAG AATTTGCTGGATTCCAAATCTCTGAAGCTCATCATGAGCATGACTCTGCACGATCGGACTACGAAGTCGCTTTTGCACTTGCACAAGAAGAAGAAACCCCCCAGCATAAGTGCCCAGTTCCAG ACTTCACTTAACAAGTTGCTGGAGAcactgggcagagctgagccatTCTTCATCCGCTGCATCCGCTCCAATGCAGAGAAG AAGGAGATGCTCTTTGATGAGAGCTTGGTGCTGCAGCAGTTACGGTACACGGGCATGCTGGAAACTGTGCGGATCAGGAGGTCTGGCTACAGTGCCAAATACACATTCCAG GAATTCATCGACCAGTTTCAGGTGTTACTGCCCAAAAATGCCAAAGCCTCCAAGGAAGACATTTGTGCTTATTTGAATAAACTAAAACTAAATGAAAACTACTATCAAATAGGGAAGACCAAG GTTTTTATGAAAGAGGCTGAACGACAGATACTACAGGATACACTACACAAGGAGGTGATCAGGAAAATCATCCTCCTTCAGAGCTGGCTCAGGATGGTTTTGGAAAGGAGACGCTTTCTCAGGATGCGGCAGGCAGCCGTCGTTTTACAG GCGTGCTGGCGCTCCCGCTGTGTCAGGATGGCTCTGCAGAGGAACAACGCTGCCATCGAGATCCAGGCGGCCTGGAGGCGGCACCGGCAGCGGAAAcgcttcctgcagctcaggaggaGAGTTTGTCTCCTGCAGGCCCTGCTCAGGGGGCACCTGCAGCGTAAGAG ATACCAGAAAATGGTTCTAGAAAGGCAGAAAGctgaagaagagcagagagaaatgcaGGAAGATGAAGACAAAGAGCAAGATACGAGCAAGCCATACGACATAGATGAAGATAGGAGCAAGGATGAGCAGAGTGAGCCAGCAACAGATGAGCTGCCTGTGAAACACGAGTCAGAGCCAGATCGAGCTGTTGAGGATGAAGATCAAGCTCAAAATGAACAAGCTGAAAACCTGAGCTCATCCGAGAAAGCCACGTTACCCCAGAAGCACACAGGGGAGGGCTCAGAGAGAGTGACCAACAGCCGGGAGAAGCGGGAATCCCGTCGGCagagggggctggagcacaatGACTTGCAGAACAAGCATGTGCTCCTGTCCTTTGAAGAACCATCTGCATCGTGCCACGAGGAGCAAACTGTTTCTGAAGAGGCCCTGGAAACTGCTCCAGAGCCAGAGAAATCCACAGCACAAGAAGATAATGTCCTTCAGGGAAGCAGCGAGGGAGAGAAAAGTCCAAGTGAAGAAAAAACTCTTTCAGACATTCCACCATCAAGTGAGATAAAGGAAAGCGGTTCTGTTCCTGAGCAACCACCTGGAGCAGATGCAGAGGACACAGCAGCTGATAGAACGAAAACACAGCGGAATCAAAATAACCAAATAAAAGGCAGCCAAAGCTTTACCTGCCCTGAAAGGCCAACAGATCTTGCACTGAATGTTCATAACACACTGTCTGCTACTGGCAGCTTTCAGGGCCCTGCTGACTGGTGGGCAGATAAAAACAGGCGGCAGAGGGCAACCAAAGACCTGGACAGCCCCACTTCTGCAATCCAGAGATATGTGGATGACCCAGAGAAGCTAAAGTACAAGAGAGAGaagtggaaaggaaagagaCAGTCTGATGCTGGCCAGAATGATGTGCTGAGTCAGTCCCTGGATGGAAGGATACGTGCAGATAAGTCTCCTCAGGATCAGTTAGA GAAGAAGGGGAGTTCAGCTTCATTAAGTGACCTGTCAACACTGGCCCAGACTGTTGCCATGAACCAG CAATCACCAGATCcaattgaagaagaaaaaggcaacCAGAAATACCCTGTGCAGAAGAAGCCCAGTGACCACTTCCCTACCTCGGACACGGCCGTTCCCGTGCAGCCAGCGAGTCAGCAAGGGGATGCCAA GTCTGCTTTCAAAAGCCCTCTGCGCAGACTTTTGGGGAAAAAGCCAGACAAGAAAATTGCAAAGGAGAGTTCTGATGTGATTGAGGAAGGAGACGGCCTCTCCCTGGTGTCTTGTGTCCTCTTTGCAGACACAGGAGGAATCCAGAAAGTTTCAGAAG GTTCTTCGGGGCGGCCAGGCCGCCCCCAGGCCGGGAAGGagagcagcaaagcaaagaagAACAGAACCATAAAGATCAGCAAGATCTCGAGCGTGTCCCAGAACTGGCGCGCGTCCATGGTCCGGGAGATTGCAAATGCCAATGAGCTGAAACACCTGGATGAGTTCCTCCTAAACAAG atcaATGACTTGCGCTCCCAGAAGTCTGGTGttgaatgtttgttttttgaagCCACAGAGAAGTTCAGAGGAAACATCAAGACCATGTATTCTGCTCCT aATGGACAAATCCATGTTGGCTATAAAGATCTGGTGGAAAATTACCAGCTCCTAGTTACAAACCTGgccaaaaaaagggaagagaaagaagtcaAGCTGGTTTTGAACCTCTTTCTATCCCTTCTGGATGAATTCATCAGAGGATATGCAAAGAAAGAGGAATCTGAGCAGCCCAAG CAAACCAAAGCCCAGAAGAAGAAACGGAAACAAGACCGTGCA ATTGAAGAGCACAATGGGCACGTGTTCACAAACTACCAAGTGAGCATCCGGCAGTCGTGTGAGCACTGCTCCTCCTACATCTGGCCCATGGAGAAGGCCTGTCTGTGCAGTG TTTGCAAGCTGACTTGTCACAAGAAGTGCATGTCCAAAATCCAGAGCAGCTGTACCTCCTGTGGGAAAAAG GGCGAGCAGGACGCCGAGCCCCGGCACTTCGGGGTGTCCGTGAGCGCCCTGACCAGCGAGAGGAACTCGGTGCCCGTGGTcttggagaagctgctggagtACGTGGAGATGCACGGGCTCTACACAGAAGGCATCTACAGGAAATCAGGATCAGCAAATCGGATGAAGGAGCTGAAGCAGTTGCTGCAAGAAG acCCAAATTCAGTGAAACTGGAGAATTACCCTATTCACACCATCACAGGGATCCTTAAGCAGTGGCTGAGGGAATTGCCAGACCCACTGATGACCTCAGCACAGTACAATGATTTTCTCAGAGCTGTAG AACTACCAGAGAAACAGGAGCAACTCTGTGCCATTTACAgtgtcctggagcagctcccacaaGCAAATCATAATACCTTGGAACGACTCATCTTCCATCTTGTCAA AGTGGCTTTGATAGAAGATGTGAACCGCATGTCCCCCAACGCCTTGGCCATCGTGTTTGCTCCGTGCCTCTTGCGCTGTCCTGATACCTCTGACCCCTTGACCAGCATGAAGGATGTCTCAAAAACAACCAT GTGTGTAGAGATGCTCATAAAGGAGCAGATAAGGAAGTACAagataaaaatggaagaaatcagtcagctggaagcagcagagagcttCGCTTTCCGACGGCTCTCATTGCTTCGGCAGAACACG CTCTGGCCTATAAAACTTGGGTTCTCTTCCCCTTACGAGGGGAAGCTG AGTAAAAGCTCTCAGGTCAAAGGAAATGACAGTGGCACCTCAGAGCTGGACTCGGTGCACGAAGAGGAGGACGTTTCTGAAGCAAACAACCGGGAGAAGGAAATTCTCATTGATCGCATACAGtcaataaaagaagaaaa GGAGGACATCACTTACCGCTTACCTGAGCTTGACCAGCGAGGCTCTGACGAGGAAAACGTGGACTCGGAGACCTCTGCGAGCACAGAGAGCCTGCTGGAGGACAAACCAGGCCGGGTGGATACCGAAGGTCAGTATTAA